One genomic region from Cetobacterium somerae encodes:
- a CDS encoding sugar O-acetyltransferase has protein sequence MRTEREKMIAGEMYNPNDEQLVKDKEAAKRFCREYNLTDDTNYDLRKKMIQSFLGKTGKDLHIESNFRVEYGYNIEIGENFYSNYDCLLLDICPIIIGVNAMLAPGVHIYSATHPIDPMERNSGKEFGKPVKIGDNVWIGGRSVIAPGVTLGNNVVVAAGSVVTKSFPDNVVIGGNPAKIIKNIEVK, from the coding sequence ATGAGAACTGAAAGAGAAAAGATGATAGCTGGGGAAATGTATAATCCTAATGACGAACAGTTAGTGAAAGATAAAGAGGCTGCTAAGAGATTTTGTAGAGAATATAATTTAACAGATGATACAAATTATGATTTAAGAAAAAAAATGATTCAAAGTTTTTTAGGAAAAACAGGAAAGGATTTACATATTGAATCAAATTTTAGAGTTGAATATGGATATAATATTGAAATTGGAGAAAATTTTTATTCAAACTATGATTGCTTACTCTTAGATATTTGTCCAATTATAATTGGTGTTAACGCTATGTTAGCTCCAGGAGTTCATATTTATTCTGCAACACATCCAATAGATCCAATGGAAAGAAATTCAGGAAAAGAGTTTGGAAAGCCAGTAAAAATTGGTGATAATGTTTGGATAGGAGGAAGATCTGTTATAGCTCCAGGAGTAACCTTAGGAAATAATGTCGTAGTAGCTGCAGGATCTGTTGTTACGAAAAGTTTTCCTGATAATGTTGTAATAGGTGGAAATCCAGCAAAAATAATAAAAAATATAGAGGTTAAATAA
- a CDS encoding histidine-type phosphatase yields MKIIKCLFLFILMYLSNFAQDNNFLGSQTLYVKVDENYTKVPEGFIPFYINHLGRHGARYLSSSKSIDKILNELTEASERKELTPLGEELLKDVLQLKNSEEKKYGLLSQIGKNMEFGIGKRMYKNYPQVFKKNREILAEATYVKRTQESMNEFLKTFKENISEDNVKTKINEKVDPILRFFDLNLEYIEFKENGDWKTMLNSFQNRSKVYLEITNRIFKSKDMLSAKNSLKFTTDLYGLYTNQYDIGENVGLSKYFTQEELKYFWANKNLSMYLEKGPSSVGQNLPMDISFALLEDFLSTSENAIKNENIAANLRFAHAETVVPFASLLKIDFASKQTNDLNNVENIWKDYEVSPMGANIQWIFYKNEKNDILVKMLYNEKEINFPIESNMKPYYKWDDVRKYYEKVINDLKIKKYDTIVDEVKYFKAS; encoded by the coding sequence ATGAAAATAATAAAATGTCTTTTTTTATTTATATTGATGTATTTATCTAATTTTGCACAAGATAATAATTTTTTGGGAAGTCAGACTCTTTATGTAAAAGTAGATGAAAATTATACAAAAGTACCAGAGGGGTTTATACCATTCTATATAAATCATTTAGGAAGACATGGAGCAAGATATTTGAGTAGTTCTAAATCTATAGATAAAATTCTTAATGAATTAACAGAAGCTAGTGAGAGAAAAGAGCTGACACCTTTAGGTGAGGAGTTATTAAAAGATGTTTTACAATTGAAAAATTCTGAAGAGAAAAAATATGGCCTTTTATCTCAAATAGGGAAGAATATGGAGTTTGGAATAGGAAAGAGGATGTATAAAAATTATCCTCAAGTATTTAAAAAAAACAGAGAAATTTTAGCTGAAGCAACTTATGTAAAAAGAACTCAAGAAAGTATGAATGAATTTTTGAAAACATTTAAAGAGAATATTTCAGAAGATAATGTAAAAACAAAAATAAATGAAAAAGTAGATCCAATTTTAAGATTTTTTGATTTAAACCTTGAATATATAGAATTTAAAGAAAATGGAGATTGGAAAACTATGTTAAATAGTTTTCAAAATAGAAGTAAAGTATATCTTGAAATAACTAATAGAATTTTTAAGAGTAAAGATATGTTAAGTGCTAAAAATAGTTTGAAATTTACAACAGACTTATATGGGTTATATACAAATCAATATGATATAGGAGAAAATGTAGGGTTAAGTAAATACTTTACACAGGAAGAATTAAAATATTTTTGGGCTAATAAAAATTTATCAATGTATTTAGAAAAAGGACCAAGTAGTGTGGGACAAAATTTACCAATGGATATTTCTTTTGCTCTTTTAGAAGATTTTTTGTCAACATCAGAAAATGCTATTAAGAATGAAAATATAGCAGCAAATTTAAGATTTGCTCACGCAGAAACAGTGGTTCCTTTTGCAAGTTTATTAAAAATTGATTTTGCATCAAAGCAAACTAATGATTTAAATAACGTTGAAAATATTTGGAAAGATTATGAAGTTTCTCCAATGGGAGCTAATATTCAGTGGATTTTTTATAAAAATGAAAAAAATGATATTTTAGTAAAAATGCTTTACAATGAAAAGGAGATTAATTTTCCTATAGAAAGCAATATGAAACCATATTATAAATGGGATGATGTAAGAAAATATTATGAGAAAGTAATAAATGATTTAAAAATAAAAAAATATGATACAATAGTCGATGAAGTGAAGTATTTTAAAGCATCATAG
- a CDS encoding LacI family DNA-binding transcriptional regulator: MKKKLTIKEIAELSGVGKSTISRFFNDGYVSESVREKIEKVINENNYEPNVFARGIKAKNNRFIGVIVPCLDSTITSTILMNLDNRLRELGYIPLIINTNHNVSLEISNLENLSRLNVEGIILIATEVTKKHKDFVKKSKIPVLFIGQICEETYCIVNDEEKAGQVMGEYILNSNHKDILYVSVDENDILVGIVRKKAVIDKMLINNIKVDVEISDFSMDSTEKLIYNYMKKRKPTCIICATDNMAFGAIKALNKLEIKIPEEVSIVGFGGYKISDLISPSLTTIKFYNSLTGELAAESIVKLLNKEKIPKIQKIEFKFLERKSVKKLNS, from the coding sequence ATGAAAAAAAAATTAACAATAAAAGAGATAGCTGAACTTTCAGGAGTTGGAAAAAGCACTATATCTAGATTTTTTAATGATGGCTATGTAAGTGAAAGTGTTAGGGAAAAAATAGAAAAAGTTATTAATGAAAATAATTATGAACCAAATGTTTTTGCAAGGGGAATAAAAGCAAAAAATAACAGATTTATAGGAGTAATTGTACCATGTTTAGATTCTACAATTACATCTACTATTTTGATGAATTTAGATAATAGACTAAGAGAACTGGGGTATATTCCTCTAATAATTAATACAAATCATAATGTTTCTTTAGAGATATCTAATTTAGAGAATCTATCTAGATTAAATGTAGAAGGAATAATATTGATAGCTACAGAAGTTACAAAAAAACATAAAGATTTTGTAAAGAAAAGTAAAATTCCAGTGCTTTTTATAGGTCAAATTTGTGAAGAAACTTATTGTATAGTTAACGATGAAGAAAAAGCTGGACAAGTTATGGGAGAGTATATACTAAATTCTAATCATAAAGATATTCTTTATGTAAGTGTTGATGAAAATGATATATTAGTTGGAATAGTAAGAAAAAAGGCTGTAATAGATAAAATGTTAATAAATAATATAAAGGTTGATGTAGAGATTAGTGATTTTTCAATGGACTCTACAGAAAAACTCATTTATAACTATATGAAAAAAAGAAAACCTACTTGTATAATTTGTGCAACTGATAACATGGCCTTTGGTGCAATAAAAGCTTTAAATAAGTTAGAAATAAAGATACCTGAAGAGGTATCAATTGTGGGATTTGGTGGATATAAAATTTCAGATTTAATTTCTCCGTCTCTTACAACAATAAAGTTTTATAACTCTTTAACTGGGGAATTAGCAGCAGAAAGTATTGTAAAGCTTTTAAATAAAGAAAAGATTCCAAAAATTCAAAAAATAGAGTTTAAATTTTTAGAAAGAAAAAGCGTAAAGAAATTGAATAGTTGA
- a CDS encoding sucrose-specific PTS transporter subunit IIBC → MDYQKIADFIIENIGNEKNISTIGHCATRLRVVVKDQNIVNLENLKKNPDIKGAFFSNGQLQIILGQGAVNKVCSIILGEAHIEESSLEDIKKDQVKNLNIFQRFARTLSNIFVPIIPAIVASGLLMGVLGMGKTFGWFTSDSSLFELLDMFSNTAFVFLPIILAFSAAKEFGANPYLAAALGGILIHPALQNAWTVGNGISGYFTLFGMNFAKIGYQGTVLPILIAVWVMSIIEKNLRKVIPNMFDIILTPFLTILITGFVSITLIGPLGRVVGDGISFGLEYIYTTLGVFAGILLGGSYSSIVITGMHHSFHAIEANLLANPNIGKNFLLPIWSMANVAQGGAAMAVFLKSKNTTLKSIALPAGLSCLLGITEAALFGVNLRLGKPFIGAVIGGALGGAYITLTKVTMNAVGVTGIPGISIVQPESMLNYIIALLISFIGAGIATIILGFKDEV, encoded by the coding sequence ATGGACTATCAAAAAATTGCTGATTTTATTATTGAGAATATTGGAAATGAAAAAAACATCTCTACTATAGGGCATTGTGCAACAAGATTAAGAGTTGTTGTTAAAGATCAAAATATTGTTAATTTAGAAAATTTAAAAAAGAATCCTGATATAAAGGGAGCTTTTTTTTCAAACGGACAGCTTCAAATTATCTTAGGACAAGGCGCAGTAAATAAAGTTTGTAGTATTATTTTAGGAGAAGCTCATATTGAAGAATCGTCTTTAGAAGATATAAAAAAAGATCAAGTAAAAAATTTAAATATTTTCCAAAGATTTGCTAGAACTTTATCTAATATTTTTGTACCTATTATTCCTGCTATCGTTGCTAGTGGATTATTAATGGGTGTTTTAGGTATGGGTAAAACATTTGGGTGGTTTACTAGTGACTCATCTTTATTTGAACTTTTAGATATGTTTTCTAATACTGCCTTTGTTTTTCTGCCTATTATCCTTGCTTTTTCTGCTGCCAAAGAATTTGGAGCTAATCCATATCTTGCAGCTGCTCTTGGTGGGATTCTAATTCATCCAGCTCTACAAAATGCATGGACAGTTGGAAATGGAATTTCAGGCTATTTTACTCTATTTGGCATGAATTTTGCTAAAATTGGCTATCAAGGAACTGTTTTACCTATTTTAATTGCTGTTTGGGTTATGAGTATAATTGAAAAAAATTTAAGAAAAGTAATTCCTAACATGTTCGATATTATTCTAACACCATTCTTAACGATTTTAATAACAGGATTTGTAAGTATCACTTTAATTGGACCTTTAGGTAGGGTTGTTGGTGATGGAATATCTTTTGGTTTAGAATACATTTATACAACTTTAGGAGTCTTTGCTGGTATTCTTTTAGGTGGAAGTTACTCATCTATTGTTATAACTGGAATGCATCATAGTTTTCATGCTATTGAAGCTAATCTTTTAGCTAATCCGAATATTGGTAAAAACTTTTTACTTCCTATTTGGTCTATGGCCAATGTTGCCCAAGGTGGAGCAGCTATGGCTGTATTTTTAAAAAGTAAAAATACAACACTTAAATCAATAGCATTACCTGCAGGACTTTCTTGCTTACTTGGAATTACAGAAGCCGCTTTATTTGGAGTTAATTTAAGACTTGGTAAACCATTTATTGGAGCTGTTATTGGTGGCGCCCTTGGCGGAGCATATATTACACTAACTAAGGTTACTATGAACGCTGTTGGTGTTACAGGAATTCCAGGTATATCAATTGTTCAACCTGAATCTATGTTAAACTACATCATTGCACTTTTAATAAGCTTTATTGGAGCAGGAATTGCTACAATTATTCTTGGATTTAAAGATGAGGTGTAA
- a CDS encoding glycoside hydrolase family 32 protein: MWKNKFHISPPFGLLNDPNGLIFWNNEYHIFYQWNPNACEHASKHWAHLKSKNLVDWESLPIALSPNDWFDKNGCYSGSAIEKDNKLYLFYTGNVKNNNVRESYQCLAISTNGIDFEKKGPVIHDKDIPKEYTKHFRDPKVFIKDGVYKMVLGAQRVDLTGTIVVFSSHNLIDWSFEQEIINGNFGFMCECPDFIEDKKNKALILSPQGIKADGDLFNNRYQSGYIIRDLYDIEKNDFIELDRGFEFYAPQTFKDENNKNILIGWIGMPEELEHPSIEKENWVHSLTIPRVLEIKKNKIFQKPHNNLKKLRKEKIIIESIYLENTIDLSRYNISGDTYELIIHLNDFSEDIEIDLRKNGNERTTFSFDSIKKRASLNRNFSGYGYKGIRKCYLKDLKKIHIFVDKCSVEIFLNDGEEVFTGNIYPNKDSLGIEIRSKMLFTIPKIEFYKF; the protein is encoded by the coding sequence ATGTGGAAAAATAAATTTCATATTTCTCCACCATTTGGGTTATTAAATGATCCTAATGGTCTTATCTTTTGGAATAACGAATATCATATTTTTTATCAATGGAATCCCAATGCTTGTGAACACGCTTCTAAACATTGGGCTCATTTAAAAAGTAAAAATCTAGTTGATTGGGAATCCTTACCTATAGCTTTATCCCCAAATGATTGGTTTGACAAAAATGGTTGTTATTCTGGAAGTGCCATTGAAAAAGATAATAAACTTTATCTGTTTTATACTGGAAATGTTAAAAATAATAACGTTAGAGAGAGTTACCAGTGTTTAGCAATCTCAACAAATGGTATTGACTTTGAAAAGAAAGGTCCTGTTATTCATGATAAAGATATTCCTAAAGAATATACTAAGCACTTTAGAGATCCTAAAGTTTTTATAAAAGATGGAGTTTATAAAATGGTTCTTGGGGCTCAAAGAGTTGATCTAACTGGGACTATAGTTGTTTTTTCGTCTCATAATTTAATTGATTGGAGTTTTGAGCAAGAAATTATCAATGGAAATTTCGGATTCATGTGTGAGTGCCCAGATTTTATTGAAGATAAGAAGAATAAGGCTCTAATTTTATCACCTCAAGGAATTAAAGCTGATGGAGATTTATTTAATAATAGATATCAATCTGGTTATATAATTAGAGATTTGTATGATATCGAAAAAAATGATTTCATTGAACTTGATAGGGGATTTGAATTTTATGCGCCTCAAACATTTAAAGATGAAAATAATAAAAATATTTTAATTGGTTGGATAGGCATGCCTGAAGAATTAGAGCATCCGTCTATCGAAAAAGAAAATTGGGTACATTCTTTAACTATTCCAAGAGTATTAGAAATTAAAAAAAATAAGATTTTCCAAAAACCACATAATAATTTGAAAAAATTAAGAAAAGAAAAAATTATAATAGAAAGTATATACTTAGAGAATACTATCGACCTTTCAAGGTATAATATTTCAGGAGATACTTATGAACTTATCATACATTTAAATGATTTTTCTGAAGATATAGAAATTGACTTAAGAAAAAATGGAAACGAAAGAACTACTTTTTCTTTTGATTCTATTAAAAAAAGGGCATCTTTAAATAGAAATTTTTCTGGTTACGGTTATAAAGGGATTAGAAAATGTTATCTTAAAGATTTAAAAAAAATACATATTTTTGTAGATAAATGTTCTGTTGAAATATTTTTAAATGACGGAGAAGAAGTCTTTACTGGAAATATCTATCCAAATAAAGATAGTTTAGGTATTGAAATTAGAAGTAAAATGTTGTTTACTATACCTAAGATAGAATTTTATAAATTTTAA
- a CDS encoding ROK family protein — protein sequence MKLGAIEAGGTKFVCGIADENGNILERVSFPTETPEITLQKVYDFFKNKGVEAIGVGSFGPIDPNPNSETYGYITKTPKKYWSDFNLIGELQINLNIPMAFDTDVNGAALGEATWGAAKGLKNCLYLTIGTGIGGGALVSGKLVHGMLHPEMGHIFIRRHESDSYIGKCPFHKDCFEGLASGPAIEERWGIKAYELPIDHEAWKLEAYYIAQALVNYILTISPEKIILGGGVMKQAQLFPLIRENVKEMLNNYVQTKEILEDIDNYIVYPGLGDNAGLLGCIALALNI from the coding sequence ATGAAACTAGGAGCTATTGAAGCTGGAGGAACAAAATTTGTATGTGGAATTGCTGATGAAAACGGTAATATTTTAGAAAGAGTTAGTTTTCCTACTGAAACACCTGAAATCACTTTACAAAAAGTTTATGATTTTTTTAAAAATAAGGGAGTTGAAGCTATTGGAGTTGGCTCGTTTGGTCCAATTGATCCAAATCCAAATTCTGAAACTTATGGATATATAACTAAAACTCCAAAAAAATATTGGAGTGACTTCAATTTAATTGGTGAGTTACAAATAAATTTAAATATTCCTATGGCTTTTGATACAGATGTTAATGGTGCTGCGTTAGGTGAAGCCACTTGGGGAGCTGCAAAAGGATTAAAAAATTGTCTTTATCTTACAATTGGAACTGGAATTGGTGGTGGAGCACTAGTTTCAGGAAAATTAGTACATGGAATGCTTCATCCTGAGATGGGACATATTTTTATTAGAAGACATGAAAGTGATTCATATATTGGAAAATGTCCATTTCATAAAGATTGTTTTGAAGGATTAGCATCTGGACCAGCTATTGAAGAAAGATGGGGAATAAAAGCTTACGAACTTCCTATTGATCATGAGGCTTGGAAACTTGAAGCCTACTATATTGCCCAAGCTCTTGTAAATTATATTTTAACTATTTCACCAGAAAAAATAATTCTTGGTGGTGGAGTTATGAAGCAAGCTCAACTGTTTCCTTTAATTAGAGAAAATGTAAAAGAGATGTTAAACAACTATGTTCAAACTAAAGAGATTTTAGAAGATATTGATAATTATATTGTTTATCCAGGTCTTGGTGATAATGCTGGATTATTAGGTTGTATAGCGCTTGCGTTAAATATATAA
- a CDS encoding PTS sugar transporter subunit IIC — MENKFLSKLEKVLLPIGDKIGNQKHLAAISTGMMMTLSLIVVGSLFLILANPPINVDLVNPETQSIFLKFMLNWKKFAIENYAILTKPFNFTMGIVGLMTSFTIAYALSGNYNLNKSTSGLISMIIFLLVAAPIENNSIVMTYLGADGLFIAIILSLLTVEITMLIEKLDWKFKGEHIPPAVLSFMNALIPLLVNIIIIYGLSIAIFVYTGKDIPSLIMMILTPALTIGNNIWGYVAIVVFGNLLWLFGINGTSIIFPLVFSLGIANTGVNAELIKSGQEPQMLMNLQMFRVAILGGAGNTIGLVILMMRSRSQQLKSIGKLSFIPGICGINEPVIFGTPIILNPILAIPFLFMPIVSLSLTYVAQKIDLISMGYIVDPSFAPFFIQGYLSSMDIRNLIFTIFIAVLSIIVYYPFFKIHEKHMLEIENSI, encoded by the coding sequence ATGGAGAATAAATTTTTAAGTAAATTAGAAAAAGTACTTTTGCCTATAGGGGATAAAATTGGTAATCAAAAACATTTAGCAGCAATTTCAACAGGAATGATGATGACTCTTTCTTTAATTGTTGTAGGTTCATTATTTTTAATACTAGCTAATCCACCTATAAATGTTGATTTAGTAAATCCTGAAACACAAAGTATATTTTTGAAATTTATGTTAAATTGGAAAAAATTTGCTATAGAAAATTATGCAATATTAACTAAGCCTTTTAATTTTACAATGGGAATAGTAGGTTTAATGACATCATTTACTATAGCTTATGCATTATCAGGAAACTATAATCTTAATAAGTCAACATCGGGTTTAATCTCAATGATTATATTTTTACTAGTAGCTGCACCAATTGAAAATAACTCTATTGTAATGACTTATTTAGGTGCTGATGGGTTATTTATTGCAATTATCTTAAGTCTTTTAACAGTTGAAATAACAATGCTTATTGAAAAATTAGATTGGAAGTTTAAAGGTGAACATATTCCACCAGCAGTTTTATCTTTTATGAATGCATTAATTCCATTACTAGTGAATATAATTATAATTTATGGTTTAAGTATTGCAATCTTTGTATATACAGGAAAAGATATTCCAAGTTTAATAATGATGATATTAACACCAGCATTAACAATTGGAAATAATATATGGGGTTATGTTGCAATTGTTGTTTTTGGAAATCTATTATGGCTATTTGGAATAAATGGAACATCGATAATCTTTCCGCTTGTATTTTCTTTAGGAATTGCAAATACAGGAGTAAACGCAGAGTTAATAAAGTCTGGACAAGAACCACAGATGCTTATGAATTTACAAATGTTTAGAGTAGCAATATTAGGTGGGGCAGGAAATACAATAGGATTAGTTATTCTTATGATGAGAAGTAGATCTCAGCAACTTAAATCAATAGGAAAATTATCATTTATTCCAGGAATTTGTGGAATAAATGAACCTGTAATTTTTGGAACACCAATCATATTAAATCCAATATTAGCTATTCCATTTTTATTTATGCCGATAGTGAGTTTGTCATTAACTTATGTTGCTCAAAAAATAGATTTAATATCTATGGGTTATATAGTGGATCCCTCATTTGCACCATTTTTTATTCAAGGGTATCTATCTTCTATGGATATAAGAAATTTAATATTTACAATATTTATAGCTGTATTAAGTATTATAGTATATTACCCATTCTTTAAAATTCATGAAAAACATATGTTAGAAATTGAAAATTCTATATAA
- a CDS encoding AAA family ATPase has protein sequence MEKKFLQDPWARVTTRNGLVGDEVISALQKSIRRGKVEAACEFAYEMYITSPQMEEKLWRRLVAISVEDIGMGDPMAAILINNLKEMRKEYAYADGDRPIFFIHAIRYLCNCEKDRSSDLLKNIVIKGFAMGHVPEIPDYALDKHTTRGAEMGRDSFHFLNEASMVIPQKEVDNDYKEQYNEILKKYDPKKVVISAFKYNPWQE, from the coding sequence ATGGAAAAGAAATTTTTACAAGACCCTTGGGCAAGAGTAACAACAAGAAATGGATTAGTAGGAGATGAGGTTATTTCAGCTCTTCAAAAATCTATTAGAAGAGGAAAAGTTGAGGCAGCATGCGAATTTGCTTATGAAATGTATATAACATCTCCACAAATGGAGGAAAAACTATGGAGAAGATTAGTTGCAATTTCTGTTGAAGATATTGGAATGGGAGATCCAATGGCAGCTATTCTAATAAATAATTTAAAAGAAATGAGGAAAGAATATGCTTATGCTGATGGAGATAGACCAATATTTTTTATTCATGCAATTAGATATCTTTGTAATTGTGAAAAAGATAGATCAAGTGATTTATTAAAAAATATTGTTATTAAAGGGTTTGCGATGGGACATGTTCCAGAGATACCTGATTATGCTTTAGATAAACATACAACTAGAGGAGCAGAAATGGGAAGAGATTCATTTCATTTTTTAAATGAAGCTAGTATGGTTATTCCTCAAAAAGAAGTAGATAATGACTATAAAGAACAATACAATGAAATTTTAAAGAAGTATGATCCAAAAAAAGTAGTAATATCAGCATTTAAATATAATCCGTGGCAAGAATAG
- a CDS encoding MurR/RpiR family transcriptional regulator — protein sequence MIDINYICKKHKLTILEKTILEFIVQNIQNKKKISIRNVALENFTSTSVIYKCMSKIGYSSYSNFIYFLKINNNSLISKDYYFEENESFKKAINLLKKNKDKLFMFTSTGIANNISSYMNERLALLGIRSISNSHIQLLENYFSKDIILITLSQSGETESVIDILKIATKNKIRSLSFIGKKDTTIENLSDISLISTNDIFFADVITIFEEILKRI from the coding sequence ATGATTGATATAAATTATATTTGTAAAAAACACAAATTAACAATTCTAGAAAAAACTATTTTAGAGTTTATAGTCCAAAATATTCAAAATAAAAAGAAAATTTCTATTAGAAATGTAGCTTTAGAAAATTTTACTTCTACATCTGTCATCTATAAATGTATGAGTAAAATTGGCTATAGCAGTTACTCTAATTTTATTTATTTTTTAAAAATAAATAATAATTCTTTAATTTCTAAGGATTATTATTTCGAAGAAAATGAATCATTCAAAAAAGCAATTAATTTATTGAAAAAAAACAAAGATAAACTTTTTATGTTTACATCTACAGGAATAGCAAATAATATTTCTTCATATATGAATGAGCGTCTAGCTCTTCTTGGAATAAGGAGTATTTCTAACAGTCATATTCAATTATTAGAAAATTACTTTTCTAAAGATATTATCTTGATAACACTTTCTCAATCTGGCGAAACTGAATCTGTTATTGATATTCTCAAAATAGCTACTAAAAATAAAATTAGGAGTTTGAGCTTTATTGGAAAAAAAGATACTACAATTGAAAATCTTTCTGATATAAGTCTTATCTCAACTAATGATATTTTTTTTGCAGATGTCATTACTATTTTTGAAGAAATCTTGAAAAGAATATAA
- a CDS encoding amidohydrolase, which translates to MLLIGTLFLVGCSSLIQKKENASIIIKNGTILTMDKNNKVINNGVVIIKDNKIISVGNEELLKIYSAKKIIDAKNGIIMPGMINTHNHLPMIAFRGLGEEGIKNRLFAYFFPLEGEKLNRDLIYKATVHGSIDMALSGVTTYADMYYHMDEMAKATKEVGIRGVLGETVIKFPVVDAKTPYGGIEYAINFIEEYKNDDLIIPAFGPHAPYTVSKEKMQEIENLSKKYNVPIMIHVGEFDDEDKRLNLKNKSVIEYMDSIGVLNNRVLLAHAIHLNEKDLDIIKKREVSIAYNPMANAKGATGIARAYEMLNKNIKVGLGTDGPMSSNQVDLFRTLSYASSMQRLKYNDRTIMTPDIVVKMATIGGAQALNLDKKIGSIEPGKLADIVIIETKSPNMMPNYDPFATLVFQANPSNVDTTIVNGKIIVENKKLKTYDIKKNIKQMKEIENDIAKFAKELAEKAKSIN; encoded by the coding sequence ATGCTTTTAATAGGTACATTATTTTTGGTTGGATGTAGCTCTTTAATTCAAAAAAAAGAAAATGCTAGTATTATCATTAAAAATGGTACTATTTTAACTATGGATAAAAATAATAAAGTTATAAATAATGGAGTTGTTATTATAAAAGATAATAAAATTATTTCTGTAGGAAATGAAGAACTTTTAAAAATTTACTCCGCAAAAAAAATAATAGATGCTAAAAATGGCATAATTATGCCTGGTATGATTAATACACACAATCATCTTCCTATGATTGCTTTCAGAGGTCTTGGAGAAGAGGGAATAAAAAATAGATTATTCGCTTACTTTTTTCCATTAGAAGGAGAAAAATTAAATAGAGACTTAATTTACAAAGCTACTGTTCATGGAAGTATTGATATGGCTCTTTCTGGAGTTACAACATATGCTGATATGTATTACCATATGGATGAAATGGCTAAGGCTACAAAAGAGGTTGGAATTAGAGGTGTTCTCGGAGAAACTGTTATAAAATTCCCTGTTGTTGATGCTAAGACTCCTTATGGTGGAATTGAATATGCTATTAATTTTATTGAAGAATACAAAAATGATGATTTAATTATTCCTGCTTTTGGTCCTCATGCTCCTTATACTGTTTCTAAAGAAAAAATGCAAGAAATCGAAAATCTATCTAAAAAATATAATGTTCCTATTATGATTCATGTTGGAGAATTTGATGATGAAGATAAAAGATTAAATTTAAAAAATAAATCTGTTATTGAATATATGGATTCTATTGGTGTATTAAATAATAGAGTTTTACTTGCTCATGCTATTCATTTAAATGAAAAAGATCTAGATATCATAAAAAAAAGAGAAGTTTCAATTGCATATAATCCTATGGCTAATGCAAAAGGAGCCACAGGAATAGCAAGAGCTTATGAAATGTTAAATAAAAATATAAAAGTTGGACTCGGAACTGATGGACCTATGAGCTCTAACCAAGTAGATCTTTTTAGAACTTTAAGTTATGCCTCTTCTATGCAAAGGTTAAAATATAACGATAGAACTATTATGACTCCAGATATCGTTGTTAAAATGGCTACAATTGGAGGAGCCCAAGCTTTAAATCTAGATAAGAAAATTGGATCGATTGAACCTGGAAAATTAGCTGATATTGTCATAATTGAAACTAAATCTCCTAATATGATGCCTAACTATGATCCTTTTGCTACTCTTGTTTTTCAAGCTAATCCATCTAATGTAGATACAACAATTGTTAATGGAAAAATAATTGTAGAAAATAAAAAATTAAAAACATATGATATCAAAAAAAATATAAAACAAATGAAAGAAATTGAAAATGATATTGCTAAATTTGCTAAAGAATTGGCAGAAAAAGCCAAAAGTATAAATTAA
- a CDS encoding ArsR/SmtB family transcription factor, translating to MEKEVKILKALAHPLRLDIIKLLIKNEGLCVCKIQETFNIGQSNLSQHLKILKDAEILNAKKDGGWVHYSLKNKKIIEIIDLLKEF from the coding sequence ATGGAAAAAGAGGTTAAAATTTTAAAGGCTTTAGCTCATCCCTTAAGACTTGATATTATAAAATTATTAATAAAAAATGAAGGTTTATGTGTTTGTAAAATACAAGAAACTTTTAATATTGGACAATCTAATCTATCCCAACATCTAAAAATTTTAAAAGATGCTGAAATTTTAAATGCAAAAAAAGACGGTGGTTGGGTTCATTATAGTTTAAAAAATAAAAAAATTATAGAAATTATAGATTTGTTAAAAGAATTTTAA